A section of the Neorhizobium galegae bv. orientalis str. HAMBI 540 genome encodes:
- a CDS encoding HigA family addiction module antitoxin: protein MDYKTPGQLIEALLAEKGWSQRSLAVILERGETSVNKVISGQSRMSAEMAIALEEVFSVKAERFLELQHKYDLAKARIEARPNPDRANRAKIYGDLPVAKMIERGWILADGIRDTDNVERELCRFFGVNRLEDAEILPHAARKTQTSIEATPAQMAWLYRVKSIAEGMLVGTYSPQAVEAAIANIRPLLGHAEHMRRVPRILAEAGIRFVVVEGLPGGKIDGACFWLNERSPVIGMTLRFDRIDNFVFVLRHEMEHVKNRDGLNGGAMLDVDLGGDVHVELEATVAQQEAIANAAAAEYCIPSKMMDAFIKRKAPYFSEVDLIGFARTMKVHPGIVAGQLQKRTDQYHKFRQHLVNVREFIVPSAETDGWGDIHPIES from the coding sequence ATGGATTATAAAACGCCGGGGCAGTTGATCGAGGCCCTTCTAGCCGAGAAGGGTTGGTCTCAACGTTCTCTTGCCGTCATTCTCGAAAGAGGTGAAACGAGCGTCAACAAGGTGATATCCGGGCAAAGCCGGATGAGCGCAGAAATGGCCATTGCCCTGGAAGAAGTGTTTTCGGTGAAGGCCGAACGCTTCTTAGAACTCCAGCACAAGTATGACTTGGCTAAGGCAAGAATTGAGGCCAGACCTAACCCAGATCGGGCAAACCGGGCGAAAATCTATGGCGACCTCCCCGTAGCGAAGATGATTGAGCGCGGATGGATTTTAGCTGATGGCATCCGCGACACTGACAACGTCGAGCGAGAGTTATGCCGCTTCTTCGGTGTGAATCGATTGGAAGATGCAGAGATATTGCCGCATGCGGCGCGCAAAACTCAGACCAGCATAGAAGCAACACCCGCTCAAATGGCGTGGCTCTACCGGGTTAAGTCGATAGCGGAAGGAATGTTGGTTGGCACATATTCGCCCCAAGCTGTGGAGGCTGCGATAGCGAATATCAGGCCGCTCTTGGGTCATGCGGAACATATGCGCCGCGTACCTCGAATTCTAGCGGAAGCGGGCATTAGATTTGTAGTTGTCGAGGGGTTGCCCGGCGGGAAGATCGACGGCGCGTGCTTCTGGCTCAATGAGCGTTCGCCCGTCATCGGCATGACGCTTAGGTTTGACCGCATAGACAACTTCGTTTTCGTCCTTCGTCACGAAATGGAGCACGTTAAGAATCGTGACGGTTTGAATGGAGGCGCGATGCTGGATGTCGATCTTGGCGGCGATGTCCATGTGGAATTGGAAGCAACCGTGGCTCAGCAAGAGGCAATCGCAAATGCCGCCGCCGCCGAATACTGCATCCCATCAAAAATGATGGACGCCTTCATCAAGCGAAAAGCACCGTATTTTTCTGAAGTCGATCTTATCGGCTTCGCGCGGACCATGAAGGTCCACCCCGGCATTGTGGCAGGTCAACTTCAAAAGAGGACGGACCAATACCATAAGTTTCGTCAACACCTAGTCAATGTGCGTGAGTTCATAGTTCCCAGCGCCGAAACGGACGGCTGGGGCGATATCCACCCCATCGAATCATAG
- a CDS encoding DUF1254 domain-containing protein, with the protein MSSRAAEPVSRGFALKVLLAVITGLIGAALLHLIIVLALPDFSERDAYTRVLAEGEIFRFYRLGEKPDRAGLAKDDPFVDATVCAFDISDGPVRLTAANGGVPFWSLGVFDQSSNEVFSINDRTSAGGVLDVVIASPVQMTALRKALPQAVSQSILVEAKETAGYAVLRSLVPQPSFAGIVSQFLNQATCAPFEWRSRSRF; encoded by the coding sequence ATGAGTTCGAGAGCTGCGGAGCCGGTATCCCGGGGGTTCGCACTGAAGGTGCTGCTGGCGGTGATCACCGGCTTGATCGGCGCGGCGCTGCTGCACCTGATCATCGTGTTGGCGCTGCCGGATTTCAGCGAACGCGACGCCTATACGCGGGTGCTGGCGGAAGGGGAGATCTTCCGCTTCTATCGGTTGGGGGAAAAGCCGGATCGCGCCGGGCTTGCCAAGGATGATCCGTTCGTCGACGCGACGGTTTGCGCCTTCGATATCTCCGACGGGCCGGTCCGGCTGACGGCCGCCAATGGCGGCGTGCCCTTCTGGTCGCTCGGCGTCTTCGACCAGTCGTCGAACGAGGTGTTCAGCATCAATGACCGGACATCGGCCGGCGGCGTGCTGGATGTGGTGATTGCTTCCCCGGTGCAGATGACCGCATTGCGCAAGGCGCTGCCGCAGGCAGTCTCGCAGTCGATCCTGGTGGAAGCCAAAGAGACGGCGGGATATGCCGTCCTGAGAAGTCTCGTCCCGCAACCGAGCTTTGCGGGTATCGTGTCGCAATTCCTGAACCAGGCAACCTGCGCGCCGTTCGAATGGCGCTCCCGAAGCCGGTTCTGA
- a CDS encoding transglycosylase domain-containing protein produces the protein MQDEPKSSDDRPRGKRHVLLRIDSWIDSTVWNLGFRLAEIWEEITIFFRRFRVRGWKRIGFELAGEAMTLGTAGFVLLLALAQPAFEETHEDWRNRGDFAVTFLDRYGNIIGHRGIIHEDSVPIDELPDHLIKAVLATEDRRFFDHFGIDFFGLARAMSENAKAGGVVQGGSTLTQQLAKNLFLTNERSIERKIKEAFLSLWLEANLSKKEILSLYLDRAYMGGGTFGAAAAAQFYFGKNITEVNLAESAMLAGLFKAPAKYAPHVNLPAARARANEVLSNLVQSGLMTEGQVIAARRNPATVVDRADAKAPDYFLDWAFDEVQRLAQAGKLHEHSVVVRTTIDMGLQQASESAMESSLREYGESYKAKQGALVMIENGGAVRAMVGGRDYGESQFNRAARALRQPGSSFKLYTYSAAMENGFKPESTISDAPITWNGWSPQNYGRSYKGKVTLLSAMAQSLNTVPVRLAKEYLGTDVIVKTAKAFGVETPLRKDKTIPLGTSEMTVLDQATGYAVMPAGGMQSRRHGIEQVLGYGGDVLYDFNRDEPPAKRVLSEQAMSSMNRILSQIPVIGTARKAALDGGIVTAGKTGTSQSYRDAWFIGFTGNYTTAVWFGNDDFTSMNNMTGGSLPAATFKTVMDYAHQGIELRAIPGIDNPLPTGDHKGNAVAKKKDGTTDTGLQALVRPRSLSAESTRLLRQIAGKLKEAGRLGPATAKVADKTTTGSVTEAQPVSSKSP, from the coding sequence GTGCAGGACGAGCCAAAGTCATCCGACGACCGGCCGCGCGGCAAGCGCCATGTTCTGCTGCGCATCGATTCCTGGATCGATTCCACCGTCTGGAATCTCGGTTTCCGGCTTGCCGAAATCTGGGAGGAGATCACCATCTTCTTCCGCCGGTTTCGCGTGCGCGGCTGGAAGCGCATCGGCTTCGAGCTGGCCGGCGAGGCGATGACACTTGGCACTGCCGGTTTCGTGCTGCTCCTGGCACTCGCCCAGCCGGCCTTCGAGGAGACCCACGAGGACTGGCGCAATCGCGGCGATTTCGCCGTCACCTTCCTCGACCGCTACGGCAATATCATCGGTCATCGCGGCATCATCCATGAGGATTCGGTGCCGATCGACGAATTGCCGGACCACCTGATCAAGGCGGTGCTGGCGACCGAGGACCGCCGCTTCTTCGACCATTTCGGCATCGACTTCTTCGGCCTTGCCCGCGCCATGAGCGAAAACGCCAAGGCCGGCGGCGTCGTGCAAGGGGGGTCGACCCTCACCCAGCAGCTCGCCAAGAACCTGTTCCTTACCAACGAACGGTCGATCGAACGCAAGATCAAGGAAGCCTTCCTGTCGCTGTGGCTGGAAGCCAACCTCTCCAAGAAGGAGATCCTGTCGCTCTATCTCGACCGCGCCTATATGGGCGGAGGCACGTTCGGTGCCGCGGCGGCGGCTCAGTTCTATTTCGGCAAGAACATCACCGAAGTGAACCTTGCCGAAAGCGCCATGCTCGCCGGTCTGTTCAAGGCGCCGGCCAAATACGCGCCGCATGTCAACCTGCCGGCCGCCCGCGCCCGCGCCAACGAGGTGCTTTCCAACCTCGTGCAGAGCGGGCTGATGACCGAGGGCCAGGTGATTGCCGCCCGCCGCAACCCCGCGACCGTCGTCGACCGCGCCGATGCCAAGGCGCCGGATTATTTCCTCGACTGGGCCTTCGATGAAGTGCAGCGACTGGCGCAGGCCGGTAAACTCCACGAACATTCGGTCGTGGTGCGCACGACGATCGACATGGGCCTGCAGCAGGCCTCGGAATCGGCGATGGAATCGAGCCTTCGCGAATACGGCGAGAGCTACAAGGCCAAGCAGGGCGCGCTCGTGATGATCGAGAACGGCGGCGCCGTGCGCGCCATGGTCGGCGGCCGAGACTATGGCGAGAGCCAGTTCAACCGCGCCGCCAGGGCGCTTCGCCAGCCGGGCTCGTCTTTCAAGCTCTATACCTATTCGGCGGCGATGGAGAACGGCTTCAAGCCGGAATCGACGATTTCGGATGCGCCGATCACCTGGAACGGCTGGTCGCCGCAGAATTACGGCCGCTCCTACAAGGGCAAGGTGACGCTGCTTTCGGCGATGGCGCAGTCGCTCAATACCGTTCCGGTCAGGCTTGCCAAGGAATATCTGGGCACCGACGTGATCGTTAAGACCGCCAAGGCTTTCGGCGTCGAAACGCCGCTCAGGAAAGACAAGACCATCCCCCTCGGTACTTCGGAAATGACCGTGCTCGACCAGGCGACGGGTTACGCCGTGATGCCCGCCGGCGGCATGCAATCGCGCCGCCACGGCATCGAGCAGGTTCTCGGATATGGCGGCGACGTGCTCTACGATTTCAACCGCGACGAACCGCCGGCCAAACGGGTGCTCTCCGAACAGGCGATGTCGTCGATGAACCGCATCCTGTCGCAGATCCCGGTGATCGGCACCGCCCGCAAGGCAGCCCTCGACGGCGGCATCGTCACCGCCGGCAAGACCGGCACATCGCAGAGTTATCGCGACGCCTGGTTCATCGGGTTTACCGGCAATTACACGACCGCCGTCTGGTTCGGAAACGACGACTTCACCTCGATGAACAACATGACCGGCGGTTCGCTGCCGGCTGCGACCTTCAAGACGGTGATGGATTATGCCCATCAGGGGATCGAGTTGCGCGCCATTCCCGGGATCGACAATCCGCTGCCGACCGGCGACCACAAGGGCAACGCGGTCGCCAAAAAGAAGGACGGCACCACCGATACCGGGTTGCAGGCGCTCGTCCGGCCCCGCTCGCTGTCGGCCGAATCCACCCGGCTGCTGCGGCAGATTGCCGGAAAGCTGAAAGAAGCCGGCCGGCTCGGACCTGCCACCGCCAAGGTGGCCGACAAGACCACGACGGGATCGGTCACCGAGGCACAGCCCGTCAGTTCCAAAAGTCCCTGA
- a CDS encoding oxidoreductase: protein MSKKKRGVALVTGASSGIGLVTAQALRRDGYLVFGTSRKPMADTVDGVTMLICDVTDDASVKNAVDEVLRRAGRIDLLVNNAGVGLLGGAEESTTEQAKALFDVNVFGIIRMTNAVLPVMRGQQKGRIVNLSSILGLIPAPFNGLYASTKHAVEGYSESLDHEVRTQGIRVVLVEPGLTRTAFEENLTRADRPLSVYDKVRAGAEQLMREAVAKGDAPEVVAEAVLKAANATLPKRRYTAGKMAGQVRFIRRFLPETIVDKNLRKFNGLPA from the coding sequence ATGAGCAAGAAAAAACGTGGCGTTGCCCTGGTTACGGGTGCCTCCTCAGGAATAGGACTGGTGACGGCGCAGGCGCTGCGGCGGGATGGATATCTTGTCTTCGGCACCAGCCGGAAGCCGATGGCCGACACGGTGGACGGGGTGACGATGCTGATCTGCGACGTGACCGACGACGCATCCGTCAAAAATGCGGTTGACGAGGTTCTGCGCCGCGCAGGGCGGATCGATCTTCTCGTCAACAATGCCGGGGTCGGTCTGCTTGGCGGCGCCGAGGAATCCACCACGGAACAGGCGAAGGCTCTCTTCGACGTCAACGTGTTCGGCATCATCCGGATGACGAACGCCGTCCTGCCCGTGATGAGGGGCCAGCAGAAGGGCCGCATTGTCAACCTCAGTTCGATACTCGGGCTGATCCCGGCTCCTTTCAACGGCCTCTATGCGTCGACCAAGCACGCCGTCGAAGGCTATTCGGAGTCCCTCGACCATGAAGTGCGGACCCAGGGCATCCGCGTCGTGCTTGTCGAGCCCGGTTTAACCCGCACCGCCTTCGAGGAGAACCTGACGCGCGCGGACCGGCCGCTTTCCGTCTATGATAAGGTTCGCGCCGGTGCGGAGCAGCTGATGCGCGAAGCCGTCGCGAAGGGAGATGCACCGGAGGTAGTCGCCGAAGCCGTCCTAAAGGCCGCCAATGCGACATTGCCCAAACGGCGCTACACTGCCGGAAAAATGGCAGGACAGGTCCGCTTCATACGTCGCTTCCTGCCCGAAACCATTGTCGACAAGAACCTTCGGAAATTCAACGGGCTTCCCGCCTGA
- a CDS encoding transposase codes for MNKLDTETRSRILHMLYEGQSIRAITRIMGMSKNTIAKLLVDAGKACAEYHDQNVRYVQSGRIQCDEIWSFTYAKAKNVKDAKSAPEGAGDTWTWTALDADSKLIVSYLVGGRDTEYGSAFMEDVASRLASRAQLTSDGHRAYLEAVEGAFGADDYAMLFKLYGAAPKDGVSVRFSSGDCVGLKKTPITGNPDAAYISTSYVERQNLTMRMHMRRFTRLTNAFSKKVENHAYAVALHFMYYNFVRIHKTLRMSPAMAAGISDRLWEMKDIVALVEAAEAKQPAIRGPYKAKGQISN; via the coding sequence ATGAACAAGCTCGACACCGAAACCCGCTCCCGCATTCTTCACATGCTCTATGAAGGTCAGTCGATCCGCGCCATCACCCGCATCATGGGTATGAGCAAGAACACGATTGCAAAGCTTCTCGTTGATGCTGGCAAGGCATGTGCCGAGTACCATGACCAGAATGTCCGTTATGTTCAGTCCGGCCGTATTCAGTGCGACGAAATCTGGTCTTTCACCTACGCCAAGGCGAAGAACGTCAAGGATGCGAAGTCCGCTCCCGAAGGCGCTGGAGACACATGGACATGGACCGCGCTTGATGCCGATAGCAAGCTAATCGTCTCCTATCTCGTTGGCGGTCGCGATACTGAATATGGTTCGGCATTCATGGAAGATGTTGCCTCGCGTCTCGCCAGCCGCGCCCAGCTTACCTCAGATGGCCACAGGGCTTACCTTGAAGCCGTTGAAGGTGCATTCGGTGCCGATGACTATGCCATGCTGTTCAAGCTCTACGGCGCCGCGCCGAAGGATGGCGTAAGTGTTCGGTTCTCATCTGGTGACTGCGTCGGCTTAAAGAAGACTCCGATCACCGGCAACCCGGATGCGGCCTATATCAGCACATCGTATGTCGAGCGCCAGAACCTCACAATGCGGATGCACATGCGCCGCTTCACCCGCCTTACCAACGCCTTTTCGAAGAAGGTCGAAAACCACGCCTATGCGGTCGCTCTGCATTTCATGTACTATAACTTCGTTCGTATCCATAAGACGTTGCGCATGTCCCCAGCGATGGCCGCAGGCATCAGCGACCGTCTTTGGGAAATGAAGGATATTGTTGCGCTGGTGGAAGCCGCCGAAGCAAAGCAGCCTGCTATCCGTGGCCCTTACAAAGCTAAGGGTCAAATTTCAAATTGA
- a CDS encoding NADP-dependent oxidoreductase, whose protein sequence is MKSFLIDRYRKGGALRLGEIPEPSLRDNDVMVEVHAASVNALDNKIRDGEFKLILPYRLPLVLGNDVAGVVVRVGPKVRKFKPGDEVYARPAQDRIGTFAEYIAMDEADVAIKPSNLTMVEAASIPLVALTAWQVLVERANLRKGQKVLIHAGSGGVGTIAIQLAKHLGAHVATTTSTANVALVKSLGADIAVDYKKDDFEKVLQGYDVVLNSLGKDTLEKSLNVLKPGGKLISISGPPDPDFARQNGSGWLLQQAMRLLSFGIRRKAGRRKIGYSFLFMTANGGQLAQITSLIEAGHIRPVMDRVFPFDQTNEALDYVETGRAKGKVVIAVK, encoded by the coding sequence ATGAAATCATTCCTGATCGATCGCTATCGCAAAGGCGGCGCCCTGCGGCTCGGCGAAATACCCGAACCGTCATTGCGCGACAACGATGTCATGGTCGAGGTTCATGCCGCCAGCGTGAACGCCCTGGACAACAAGATCAGGGACGGCGAATTCAAGCTTATCCTGCCCTATCGCCTTCCGCTGGTGCTGGGCAACGACGTGGCGGGCGTCGTCGTCCGGGTCGGACCCAAGGTCCGGAAGTTCAAGCCGGGAGACGAGGTCTATGCCCGTCCGGCCCAGGATCGCATCGGGACATTTGCCGAGTATATCGCCATGGACGAGGCCGATGTGGCAATCAAGCCCAGCAACCTCACCATGGTGGAGGCTGCATCCATCCCGCTTGTCGCGCTGACGGCATGGCAGGTCCTTGTCGAGCGGGCCAACCTGCGGAAGGGGCAGAAGGTCCTGATCCATGCCGGCTCCGGCGGCGTCGGCACCATCGCGATCCAGCTCGCCAAGCATCTCGGAGCCCATGTGGCCACGACCACAAGCACCGCCAATGTCGCTCTCGTGAAAAGTCTCGGCGCGGACATCGCGGTCGACTACAAGAAGGACGACTTCGAGAAAGTCCTGCAGGGCTACGACGTCGTGCTGAACAGCCTGGGCAAGGATACGCTGGAAAAATCCTTGAATGTATTGAAGCCGGGCGGCAAGCTGATTTCGATTTCCGGTCCGCCCGATCCGGATTTCGCCCGGCAGAACGGCTCCGGCTGGCTGCTTCAACAGGCCATGCGCCTGCTGAGCTTCGGCATCAGGAGAAAAGCGGGACGCCGGAAGATCGGCTATTCGTTTCTTTTCATGACTGCGAACGGCGGGCAGCTCGCACAGATCACCTCGCTGATCGAGGCGGGTCATATCCGCCCGGTGATGGACCGGGTCTTCCCGTTCGACCAGACCAACGAGGCGCTGGACTATGTCGAAACCGGCCGCGCGAAGGGGAAGGTCGTCATCGCGGTGAAGTGA
- a CDS encoding DUF1214 domain-containing protein: MFRVPFLIAIALTIAFGGGIWSTLVALDATIGFGAIKLGSWEAFPQAQTAQADPYAKSHRANAGKLIYASAEGLTFIASVDEKGDRLTGTCSYRLTGRTPPARFWTLFAAAPGVAPPLAQSDLPTALNSRIVLRDGDSDGGFDIAISATAKPGNWLSVAAPGAFRLTLTLFDTPTAGSSGLIDLTMPRIEKTGCGNV, encoded by the coding sequence GTGTTCCGTGTTCCCTTCCTCATAGCGATCGCGCTCACCATCGCCTTCGGCGGCGGGATATGGTCCACCCTCGTCGCGCTGGATGCCACGATCGGTTTCGGTGCGATCAAGCTCGGCTCGTGGGAAGCCTTTCCGCAGGCGCAGACAGCGCAGGCGGACCCTTATGCGAAGTCGCACCGGGCCAATGCCGGCAAGCTCATCTACGCGAGCGCCGAGGGCCTCACCTTCATTGCCTCGGTCGACGAGAAGGGCGATCGCCTGACCGGAACCTGCTCCTACCGCCTCACCGGCCGCACGCCGCCGGCGCGTTTCTGGACGCTGTTTGCCGCGGCCCCCGGTGTAGCCCCGCCCTTAGCGCAGTCGGACCTGCCGACTGCGCTCAATTCCCGCATCGTGCTGCGCGACGGCGACAGCGACGGCGGTTTCGACATTGCGATTTCCGCAACCGCCAAGCCCGGCAACTGGCTGTCCGTCGCGGCGCCCGGCGCGTTCCGGCTAACGCTGACGCTGTTCGACACGCCGACGGCCGGCAGCTCCGGCCTGATCGACCTCACCATGCCGCGTATCGAGAAGACCGGGTGCGGCAATGTCTAG
- a CDS encoding YcgN family cysteine cluster protein, whose protein sequence is MTDEPFWKTKRLDQLTQNEWESLCDGCGLCCLNKLEDWDSGDVVFTSVACRLLDGESCRCKDYQHRQATVPDCIQLTPTTVNEITWLPPTCGYRLIRDGEDLYWWHPLVSGDPNTVHQAGISARGRTVSENDVDVEDFEDYVVDWPLTVGEER, encoded by the coding sequence ATGACTGACGAACCTTTCTGGAAAACCAAACGGCTCGACCAGCTGACCCAAAATGAATGGGAAAGCCTGTGCGACGGTTGCGGCCTCTGTTGTCTCAACAAGCTTGAAGACTGGGATTCCGGCGACGTTGTCTTCACCTCCGTCGCCTGCCGCCTGCTCGACGGGGAGAGCTGTCGCTGCAAGGACTATCAGCACCGCCAGGCGACCGTGCCGGACTGCATCCAGCTCACCCCGACGACGGTCAACGAGATCACATGGCTGCCGCCGACCTGCGGTTACCGCCTGATCCGCGACGGCGAGGACCTCTATTGGTGGCATCCGCTGGTCTCGGGCGATCCGAACACCGTGCACCAGGCCGGCATCTCCGCCCGCGGCCGCACGGTCAGCGAAAACGACGTCGATGTGGAGGATTTCGAAGACTACGTCGTCGACTGGCCGCTGACGGTGGGCGAGGAACGCTAG
- a CDS encoding winged helix-turn-helix transcriptional regulator, with translation MKNLSDQPCLIARSLALVGDAWSMLIMRDAHAGLTRFDEFRKSLGIAPTMLTGRLSGLTEEGLLEKRRYSDRPPRDEYVLTEAGRDFLPVLFAIGAWGRKHRGGGKVTRFFDAETGTEIDPVTIDRATGAPVGTRPIRIAAPE, from the coding sequence ATGAAGAATCTTTCCGACCAGCCCTGCCTGATCGCCCGAAGCCTGGCGCTTGTGGGGGATGCGTGGAGCATGCTGATCATGCGCGACGCCCATGCGGGGCTGACCCGTTTCGATGAGTTTCGCAAAAGCCTCGGCATCGCGCCGACCATGCTGACGGGACGGCTTTCAGGCCTGACCGAGGAGGGGCTCCTGGAGAAACGCCGTTATTCCGATCGTCCGCCACGGGACGAATATGTGCTGACGGAAGCCGGCCGCGACTTTCTGCCGGTTCTGTTTGCGATCGGCGCGTGGGGACGCAAGCATCGCGGCGGGGGCAAGGTGACCCGGTTCTTCGACGCCGAAACCGGAACGGAAATCGATCCCGTCACCATCGATCGCGCGACCGGCGCTCCGGTCGGAACACGTCCTATCCGGATCGCGGCACCCGAATAA